A genomic region of Metopolophium dirhodum isolate CAU chromosome 1, ASM1992520v1, whole genome shotgun sequence contains the following coding sequences:
- the LOC132932554 gene encoding uncharacterized protein LOC132932554 yields MWTIVHFITDDSVEPVPTDWLNHNSTQCAWPNNDAQIAKYRANKTRPNGYDFSYYDCRVLSTNILSFTDALDKAKRGLYTSDLDDFDVQTTICSYKPKKSTTTTVKQNKFSKPSASVTDLPRKSTFAKTPGNSLKRPNTTLLDSPDYEVL; encoded by the exons atgtggacCATTGTTCACTTTATAACCGATGATTCAGTGGAGCCCGTTCCAACGGATTGGCTTAATCATAATAGCACTCAATGCGCATGGCCAAATAATGATGCGCAAATTGCCAAGTATCGAGCAAATAAAACAAGGCCTAATGGATatgatttttcatattatgactGTCGTGTGCTTTCAACAAACATat tatcaTTTACTGATGCACTAGACAAAGCAAAACGGGGACTGTATACTTCTGATCTGGATGACTTTGATGTTCAAACAACCATTTGCAGTTACAAACCAAAAAAATCAACAACCACCACAGTAAAACAAAACAAGTTTTCAAAGCCGTCAG CATCTGTTACTGATTTACCAAGAAAATCAACCTTTGCTAAAACACCAGGAAATTCTTTAAAAAGACCGAATACAACATTATTAGATTCACCAGATTATGAAGTTCTTtag